The following nucleotide sequence is from Trifolium pratense cultivar HEN17-A07 linkage group LG2, ARS_RC_1.1, whole genome shotgun sequence.
tgTGCTGAAGTAGAACTAAAACATACAGGGAAAGACAATTATGTAGAGTTCGACTATACCTCAACCTGCCGTTGAAGTGACTGTACATAATTGATGATTTCATCCAGCATCACTGCCTTGCCGGTGACCTGCAAACATCAACCaatttcaaaagttaaaaaCAAAGCGACACCACGAAGGCAATTATAAAATGGCATAGTGAATTCGTCTGGTTTAAAATTTGGAAGCCACCTTGCTGCATCCAGGCACAAGTTCTTGAAGAAACTTCATTCTTTCACTTATCTTTTCTCTCCTCACCTGCAATGTATATATAATACTTCAAAATTCATCTTCgaaatcttaattttaatcACAGATAATTTTTCACAATATCTTACCCTCTCTGCAAGGCTATGACTGTTTGTTGCTTGGCCCCGTCGAGCCCTAACATGTATGTATTCTTCCTTCGGTGGATCAGAAGTTTGAGAGCCCTGTTTGGCATTCTTACCAGAATCCTTGGTTTGGTCTCCTTTCTGTTGATTCTCCGCATTGTCCTTTGCACCTTCACTTTGTAATTCTCGAGCTCCATCGGCTTTATCATTATCAGGATCCTATGACAAAGAACAAATCAATCATATAAGGGAAAATAGTATCACAAACAGTCAAACACATAACAAAATAAGCTCATAAGTCACAAACCATACTTGTCcacttcttttccttttcttcgAGTTTAGTCCTTTAATAGAAGGTTCTCCACTTGTAGTACCCTCCAACATAGGCGAACCTTCCTGTCCATCACCACGAACATCATCATCACCCGATTCACCTCTGTCAGAATCATTAACATTCCTAACAAGAGCTTTCTTCCCGTCATCTTGAGACACGGCACGACTCTCACTTTTATCATTCTTTAAAGGGCTTCCTCTAGCAGCCAATTGCTCAACAGACAGAGACACGCCTTTCGTACCTTCAACTACCTTAGGATCATCTCTTTCTTGAGACTGTCCTCCAATTccaactttcaatccaatgccTGCATGACCATCTCTAGCTCCATGAATTGTGCCGGCATACATAGTCATAGATTGAGGAATCCCATAGGAGTTCACAACATCACCGAAATTCCCTCCACCAAAACACGAGAACCTCGCAGCCCTTTCAATAAATCCAGAATCAGTTGGAAACTGAGATAAACTCTGAGGAAAAACCCCCTGTACATTCTGTAAAAAACCATCCCCTTTCATCATCATAGAATTAGCTTGGTTCCATCCAACTTCAAGTGTTCCATGTTCATGTCCACCTCTTCCGAAACCAAACCCGTCTTTTCTAATTCCAATTGTGTTTGAAGAACTCCCATTAATATCACAAAACCCCAAATTTTGAGAATTTGCTGAATGGTCCCAAAAGTTAGGACTAAATGAGTCCACCATTGAAGCAGAAGAACATGAAGAAGAACCAATTAAATCCTCTCTATCGATATTCATAGAATTCCCAATAGAAACCAACCCAAGAGATGAATttacaagattgccaccgcCACCAAATCTCCAATCAGGAGGCATACCATCAGAATAACTCATAGGCTCCCCATTTCCATCAACCTCAAACTTTTCTTTGTCACTCATATCAAACTATCCTTAACAAAAAGGTACTTTCAACTTTCAATAAAACTATACCAATTACAAAACCAAATGGTAGaaaaatttcactaaaaaatgaaaagcttgaacttcataaagtaaaaaaaaatgatacaaatatgaagcaaaaaaggaaaaatggtTCAAACTAAGAAATAGAGAGACAAAGGTTGAAGAGGGAACAAGTTGAAATAAATGATGTTAGATAGTAAAATTGCTAAAGAGCTGAAACAAAATCCAAGTACCAAAAAGATGTACCAAATGTTCACACAAGTTTAGCAGCTACCATTTCCAAAGCTTGTAAGTAccaaattttcataaataaggACCCCccttaagaaagagaaaaaaaaagactaaaaaagAGTGTCAAAAGAAAGAGATGAAAACAGTTTATACAAAAAACATTGATTTCAGCATAATAAATAACCTCATTCAAACCCTAGTCAGAATTATTGCAGAAACAAACCAAACCCATCAAAAAGtttcctttttttcatttttttatttatttagaatttgaataaaaataagaaaaagaaccTAACTTTAAATTAAAAGTGGGAATAGAAAGATACCCATTTTCTGATTCTGTGCTACTTTTAGCACCCTGCCTTCTATTCAAGCTTTTTCCCAAAAATCAAAAACACTTCATTTCTTTGATAACAAACTTGTTGTTCACTGTGATAgaaattagaaattagaaactAGAAAGTGctttttagagagagaaaaaatctaaatttggatttttttttttttggtaaattttgAAAGCTAAGAAAAACAAAGTAAAATGTGTAGATTAGAGTATTTGAAGGATAGTGGAAAGAAAAGGGTAATGGCAAAGGACCATTGATTTATATACCTCACGCTTACATAAAAAAGAGAGCTTTTGATGATTAACCACCGCCACTGCAATTGTGAAATTGTTTAAATAAGCTAAAGACCTGCCCTTTAAGCACTTCTTCCTCAACTTTGAGAAATTAATAATCATTGTTAATTGGTTTTCTTAATTGGGTTTATTGATTTGTGCTATGTACATGTAAACTTTTTCTTTTACATGTGtatttttttgtcaggtagcattttaaagtggataagtgggatattagaatttgaatttcagactctatatataaaaagtaaTGTTATTATCAACTAAACTAAATTTACGGGAATTTTTTATgtgtatatttaattataattgttgagattaaaattatgttaagttggtttttttttttacaaaagatatTTAAGTTAGTTAGTGACAATTTGATTATTGTCAATATGTAAAGAAACTATGGTTAAGGACTATTGTATGGGACAATCCAATCGGAGAGAGTCCGATTGTTGTATGGTTAAGGATTGTCGTATGGTCAAAATTTTAATGAAGAGAAtctttttccaaaaaatatacACGTGAGAAAATGTTATCATTTTAAATtagtctttataattttttactagtaaaaggaaggttgaattgtTCCTAGGTCTTCATTGTACATAAAGAGCATGATAATTTGTATGCTTTATTATGGACAATTTTATCTTTTAGGATTTAATAGAAGTTTGTATGTTTTATTGTTCAACACTTCAACGTTCATTTTGTTGGTGTAAGTCTTAGTTTCCATtgtaattatcttttttttcttttttattaataatatgaaCTATAAATGAAGGACGGATTGGAGTGCTAACTACGTGATTATTTTTTGGGTGACGTATACTCTATCTCTTAATAATTTTTGGGTATACTTTTCCAACAATCAATGAGAATACGCTAGATAAGTAGATTTGCAAGAAGTTCTcacaactaacttgtaaccaacttttattttacatgTAATGACTTGTTCTAATTGATTGTTGGTTAAATATCCAATAAATTACAATGGATAGTTTagaaaaatccatttttttagtatttttcttttgataaactataatacatttttattgacaagtttattaataatagtaatcAAATTAGCTAGTTAATTTTCTTCTTAACATCTGGTACTATCTTTTTATATAAAAGGACATGAAGGATGTACTAGTACTATTTTAATATcctttttactttctttttagTTTTGAAGTTATTACCAAATGTTAAACTTTAAAATGATAATCATAACAGTTTGAGCTTGCAACTGACATTGCCAACTCTTACATGGGTTGTTTTTCTCTTTATCTTATTACATTGTCCTTTATTACACCTTGAAATAAGTGCATGAGATCTTTAATATGGGTTTCTGTTGTTTCTGGTCAAGGCCCCCAAATCTAGCTGGGTCATCTTCTACTCATTTCTTTATTTCCCTTGGAgcatattaaattaaatatatcatcataaattaaataaactagtATAAACAAGCCATATGGGTCTTCCACTGTGGATTATTATTAACGTTAGGTGCATTGTCTAGGTTCTTAGGGTGAGAGATGAAAGAACATCAAAAGAAGATATGTTGTGGCATCTTATTGTGATAATTAAATTGTAGTATCTTATAATGAATCTTACTCTCTTGTTTGTTTGTACTTTCTATTGAAACAGAAAAAAAAGCATCAGTTTGTAGAATTAATGTCTAgcataaataatttgtttgggTACAAGTCTAGCATAAATAATtgcacatatataatatttcatatTCAAGTAGTACTCTTGTTTTGTTtcaatgagaaaaataaagaaataccAATgctaaaaaagaaaagttgttcATGAATGTAAATACAAGATAGTTACAACATTCGATGAACTAGTTAATGATTATGTTAAAATACATTGTTTGCGGTATAATGGAtttatcgttttttttttccttcataataAATATCTCATTTTATAGTTCATTACTTCTTGACCTAATGGGTCTCTATTAGATTGACGTCCATCTTCAACAAGCTATGCTTTTGAAACATGCACAATTAACGTCAATCGTCTATGCAGGGCTCGTGAAGTTGGAGCATACGTTGCTTCATGTCACTTTGCATGTTTGTACAAGACATGTGGTAGGGCATGAAACATTTCTCAAGAGGACCGTAATTGGAACTAAAGGTGAGTTTATTGTAGTTGATCAAGGAGGAGTTCATTGTGACCGTAACAGTGAAGCCATGCCAGGCATGCTGAACGGTGGAGTTGAGATCTTGTTGAGATATATAGTGTGAaattgctcgattttagccCAAAgtttcaattattcaattttggCCTCTAAAGTTTACCTCATTTTGTATTTGCTAACTCTCTGTtgattttttgactaaaagaatTTTATGTGCgttttattttgaaacatattaatcgtcaaagttatgcattggcatgcatGAAACAATCAACTGAGTCAGTTATtgtgggacgaagggagtattaaaaaaatggtcatgttaacatgtgcacaaagggcacatgttaagctttctaaatatagaaaattgcatttaatgtttgaaaaaaatttaatgtttaagaagttaaatgcacaaatttcaatatattatttctacttttgcttccttaacatgtacccttaatgcacatgttaacatttttcttaaaaaaaaatcatgccaTTGATACTATCAGTTTTATCTACCAAAGAATTTTCCTTATTAAATATGTGTACATGATGAGACTTTTGCCTCGGAAAACTTTTAGGAGTAGGAAGTAACAAATAGAACCCACTCTAATCTGGTTTATGGGTCAGTTCTGGTATCAAACAGTTCCAGCTCACTCCGGATTACAGTTGTAGGGGTTCGAACCGTGGTTCTCCCTACGAAGTCCAGCGACAATCATCATTGAACTAACTAACGATTAACTCGCTctaattttatatatgaaacagtttactttttatttaaattcattgtaaaatttatgtatctagactatattgatgtacttcctccggtcatttttataaggaacacttagtgcaaaaaatttggtcctttttataagaaactttgaccaattttcaaatgttttaaatgttcaatttcacttatgcccttatttattatgagagagaatttaaaaataagtaagttagttgaataaagagtaattaaataagggtatacatgaaataaatttaaatttataagagtattaaatgaaaataactatgttaaatgtgtttcattggtctgtgtgattttttcaaagtgttccttataaaaaggaccggagggagtatttagcAAGATTATAATATAGCTTAGCTATATTAATTctacaataaatataaaatgtaaattttttcttatatatatataagaccggAAGAAATAGTatattaaaatatcatgttaaacgTGCCCTTAAAtattagttaaatatattaaaaaaataacaaaattaacgataaaaaaaaaaaataactttttatatcTTTATGGcacaaattacaaaataaaatttgcatatcacttatgcccttatttattatgagagagaatttaaaaataaataagttagttgaataaagagtaattaaataagggtatacatggaataaattaaaatttataagagtattaaatgaaaataactatgttaaatgtgcttcattggtctgtgtgattttttcaaagtgttccttataataaggaccggagggagtaatatctTTAACTAGCAGTATCTCCCTATTTTAAATTTCCGGAAAGAGTCTAATAGTATGAACACATCAATTTTTAATGAACATGTCTATATTAACAAGAACTTTGACTGTCCCTTTTTATTCTCGTGTCATTATTAGTTAGCATTGGGAATTTCATTTTGCGAAGACCTAAATTTTAGAGAGGTGGAATCTCATGTAGCTAAATTCATAGAGGTGgaatttatattaataaaaatttctccCCTCAAATCTCAATAACTAAAATTCTAAGTGTGATTTAAAGATAATTGTTTGATCTCGACCAAGTGGCGATGATCTATTGTACACACTTGGTAAAGTGGGTTCAGGTTCTCTCCATTTATTATTCCTCCATTTATTCTCCATTTGGAGAAAGATAGACACATTAAGAATTAGTGAGACCCATTAAAAGTGGGTCCCACTAATTTGTGGACCCCactaatttttcatgtgtctatctctctctaaaTGGAGAATAAATTGAGAGATAATAAATGGAGGGAACCTGAACTCTGCTAAAGTGTGTTGGTGGTGCCATATGTGTATATCCGTAAAAATAAGTGTATATAGATGCATATTATCTCAGTATCCATTTCGCTCCATACCCTACCGCCATCTTACATAAAACATTTATAACGATTTTAACATTGAAAATTAACATTGATAATGATAAGTGAATTAacattgaaaattgtaaaatGGAAAGATTAGTggaaaccctttttttttttctttaagagcattcacaatggagcactccaactttgagtacttaaatgggtcccacatgacacatcactaatttattattttttaataatagtacctaataggtactcaacccctccaattgagaacttcttaaaaagttctaaaatgggtcccattAATAATTTcacatcattacaataacttattatttaattatatattttataatataaattgattgaacgataaaattacaaaattagtatgtactattttttttataattcgaaaaataattaaaattcaaaatttaatttaaaataatattgtcaaattttaagaattacataattaaaaaataatttaaaataatattacataattttaaaaacaattaattttgttgatcatcatgCCCAAAACGTTGTCAAATAACTCGACAAGATCATGTTGAAGATGAACTCGTCTATCTTGAATTTGTGCTCTTCTTTGAAGGTATGGTGCGAGATTTGGATGAGGACCATTATGTATGTCACTTGTTGAAACATCATTGTTGGAGGGCTGATCTtaagaatagtttttttttagaggcatgtcaattcaaaaattatgcttttgtgatgtataaaaaaaaattgtgtttttgtaccattaattcaaattgaatatataaaataaagtggacccatgaaaagaatattttaatgaaaaataaggtgggtccaagaggagagagagggttcttattttagaagtagtacctaataggtactcaaatggGTGGTACTCCaatgatagtacctaataagtaccataagtacctaataggtactacaccattggagatggtctaataAAACTCTGAAAATCTTGTTTGTATCATACAAATGACTACGTGGTATGAGAAACTATAGACAAACGTGGTGAGGGATGTAGTCAAAGGGAGAAAAGATTATAAAAGACATCGGCCTTATAGAAAAGGGATAAGATTCCTTTagtaatataaatttattaatttaatatatctttcatatattataaactttatataatactacctccgtccctaattataagattatgtttgacaaaaatgtactattcttttaccttgttttgaccgtatttttttaataatatagaAATGTAGATATTAGCATATAGAaacttgttcaatttgttttgatgagtattttcaaaatactaaatttttataatttttttaaagatacaattaaagatattagtaaTCAAAATTGTGTATTAGCGTAGGTGCAGTAGTCAAATAGgatcttataattaaggacgaAGTTAGTATGAATTAGTGAACAACCAAACATACTACTAACAATTAACTCATTTATAGGAaatgttttttcaattttgaagtTAGATAATGGTCTTATATTTTctatctttataaaaaaaatattaaagaaaaaatcattgCAACGCGTAACGTAAAAaaggattatatatatatatatatatatatagggagggatcaaattacaccggtgtaacatttgagtaatgttacaccgctcaataacgctttaccgaatacaaattaaattttacaaaaattttcaccgtttgattgaaagtttatatcatatagatcatctatgttagagtttacaaaattcactgttggattgaatgtttatatcatttagatcatccatattaatttttacaaaaatctaaaatcgtttggtatgttattgagaccaatgaagattaatggtttatgcgtttttattgaataccgttcatcttgatcgatctcaataacatatcaaacgattttagatttttataaattctaacatagatgatctatatgatataaactttcaatcaaacggtgaaattttttgtaaaatttgtattcgttaaagcgttattgagcggtgtaacattactcaaatgttacaccggtgtaatttgatccctccccatatatatatatatatatatatatatatatatatatatatatatatatattaggagAAATTTGTTGACTCCAGGAGtgtgaaaaaaatttgatatatcCGTTGACATCTATACATTCATGTCATTAAAATTATACAATAAAATAACtagaatattttataaaaaaaataaataaataaaaatgttgaaCACAGTGTGAAAAATAGAGATTACGCAATCCTTATTGTCCATCTTTATCCACCAACCCCCGACTGTCTCCTGTCCCCCCTGCTAGTGGGAAATCCGCTCTTGGGTCGTCGCTTGCGTCTTATGGCCTGTCCTCTAGGCACCTTTTGAAGGCAGGGAGTGTGACAACGTACACGCTTCCCTACTTCATAAGCCTTCTCATCAGTTGCAGGGTTTGGTGGCCCGAAATTGACTTAGtcgttttaatttaaattatataataaataataaaagggaAAAGTGGAGTTTAGATAAAACAATAAGagtaaaaatgaaagaaataatgataaactataaactataagttCATCAACTAATTGAAacagcgtttgaaaaataagttacaagttctttttaaaaaattgttatcaaACAGGTCTTTTAGCTTATGAGCTATAAGACTTAAGTTATAATAAGCTAGTTTATTAGtcttaccaaacagagcctaaaacTTTAACTAGTATAAAATTTAGTTCTTTAAACAAGTGATCAGAAATTTAACTTTTTGCTACgaaaaaattcaattgagaGGAGAAAATTCGTATTATATGTCCTATAAattttgtaacaattttttatttttatttataataagatGGAAATCGAAGCCAGGACCATTAGGGTACTATCCAAATCACACACTACTAGACCAAATTTAGTGGCATACTTTTCTAACTAATATTAGTCACTATTATTAAATGGATGAATGGTAACAATTaaccaaataaaattaaataaaaacttaagttttttttttgttgacactAACTTAAGTTAATTAAGAACTCAGAAATATAATATTAAGTTATAAATTAATACTATATTAGTGAGAGTTGGTTCATGGTTGGCATGGCTCTGCttttgaaaaagttaaataGCAAGCAACCAAATCTCGTCCAAATCAACGTGGGATAGGAGTTGGGGATTTGAGATCTCTTAAGCAGAgcttttgcatttttttatttaaccttaattaattaaaggcAGTTAATTTGGTTATTACTTTCTCTCTATCtcctctctctctttttttttttcccatacTAAGTAACAAATTAACATGGTCCAATGCATGATAAAACTATGTCCAAAAGTTATCATTTACTATTGTGCTAATAATCATTTTAAGAACGCATGTTTTGAACTATAAATTAATTATGTGGATTTGTATATATTCTTCATACTTGTACGTCATGCTTTGTTTCAATTATATAAACATTGCTTCAGCTGCAGTGGTTTTGTCTTCAACActtatttcaaaacaaaatcattgaTTTGGTGAATGAATATATACAATACAATATGTGATCATTTGATGGAATACAAATGAAGGTGACATTTGGTTTTAAATTAATTCACAATATTTACTCTTAGTGGGTTCTGGAAAGTTTAATTTCTTAATTCAgatagtagtaattttttttactgagTTTTGGtgatatcttttttattttgggtgATATCTTTTTAAATAGATAGCCTTAGGCCTACCTAACTATGCATCTTGTTTTGATACTTACAgttattcttttaaaattagAGATTATCAAATAGACCGCCGACTCTGATGAATTCCATGTATTTACTTTGTCTGGACGTCATTGGTCATTCGAccaatttcttcatttttatggACTGTCAGATCAAGATCAGACACTGTCTGATCAAGACCATTGATATTGTCATAAATATGGGATAACTAACTATAAGGAATTTGAATCTTTGTCCAAGCGATATTTTGTTTTGTCCATTTTATCTTAGTGGTATGAATTTTACTTTGTAATGTCAAGAGCGAGAGTTCAAATTCTTTCGAAGATACTCGTAAATTAGTCATTAGTATcactttaaaaaatgaaaaatgctgTTTATAGCGAATGGAAAACTCACGAATCCCATCGCGACGTGTATTCTATCCAGCAGCAATTTGT
It contains:
- the LOC123911592 gene encoding transcription factor bHLH49-like isoform X1, whose protein sequence is MIINFSKLRKKCLKGRSLAYLNNFTIAVAVVNHQKLSFLCKREFDMSDKEKFEVDGNGEPMSYSDGMPPDWRFGGGGNLVNSSLGLVSIGNSMNIDREDLIGSSSCSSASMVDSFSPNFWDHSANSQNLGFCDINGSSSNTIGIRKDGFGFGRGGHEHGTLEVGWNQANSMMMKGDGFLQNVQGVFPQSLSQFPTDSGFIERAARFSCFGGGNFGDVVNSYGIPQSMTMYAGTIHGARDGHAGIGLKVGIGGQSQERDDPKVVEGTKGVSLSVEQLAARGSPLKNDKSESRAVSQDDGKKALVRNVNDSDRGESGDDDVRGDGQEGSPMLEGTTSGEPSIKGLNSKKRKRSGQDPDNDKADGARELQSEGAKDNAENQQKGDQTKDSGKNAKQGSQTSDPPKEEYIHVRARRGQATNSHSLAERVRREKISERMKFLQELVPGCSKVTGKAVMLDEIINYVQSLQRQVEFLSMKLATVNPRLDFNIEGLLAKDILHQRPGPSSALGFPLEMSMNFPPLHPSQPGMIQSVMANMTNPSDILRRTIHPQLTPLTGGFKEPSQMPDVWEDELHNVVHMSFATTAPSTSQDVDGTAAANQMKVEL
- the LOC123911592 gene encoding transcription factor bHLH49-like isoform X2, giving the protein MSDKEKFEVDGNGEPMSYSDGMPPDWRFGGGGNLVNSSLGLVSIGNSMNIDREDLIGSSSCSSASMVDSFSPNFWDHSANSQNLGFCDINGSSSNTIGIRKDGFGFGRGGHEHGTLEVGWNQANSMMMKGDGFLQNVQGVFPQSLSQFPTDSGFIERAARFSCFGGGNFGDVVNSYGIPQSMTMYAGTIHGARDGHAGIGLKVGIGGQSQERDDPKVVEGTKGVSLSVEQLAARGSPLKNDKSESRAVSQDDGKKALVRNVNDSDRGESGDDDVRGDGQEGSPMLEGTTSGEPSIKGLNSKKRKRSGQDPDNDKADGARELQSEGAKDNAENQQKGDQTKDSGKNAKQGSQTSDPPKEEYIHVRARRGQATNSHSLAERVRREKISERMKFLQELVPGCSKVTGKAVMLDEIINYVQSLQRQVEFLSMKLATVNPRLDFNIEGLLAKDILHQRPGPSSALGFPLEMSMNFPPLHPSQPGMIQSVMANMTNPSDILRRTIHPQLTPLTGGFKEPSQMPDVWEDELHNVVHMSFATTAPSTSQDVDGTAAANQMKVEL